The Cuculus canorus isolate bCucCan1 chromosome 3, bCucCan1.pri, whole genome shotgun sequence DNA window TAACCCCAGACTTGAACTAAACTTAATGTTCTCCTTTGTCCTATGTAGGCAGTCCACCGAGGAACTAATTCAATGTCTATTAAAATCAATGAATGTCATTTAAAGAGTagttcattatttcatttctgagcATGGGGAGTCTCAGAATACCAAACTGTGAATTGAAGCGCCTGCATATAAATTCTGGTATCTACCTTCAGACAGACACTTCACGATTTTCCGTTTGTTTAACTGTTGACAAAACCATAAGAAATCttagctgactttttttttttttttacctgctgGAAGATGAAAAACCTGAAGGATGATGGAAATCCTTTATGTATGGACAAGtatatgctttgttttctcatttcaggTCATGGAACCAAAGGAGTGTTTGAACTTCTTTCAGGATGGCGTCGAACCAGAGAGAATCTGCCATTCAAGGACAGAGTAGCAGATGCCTACTCAGATGTCATGGTCTCCTACACAATGACAAGTTCCTTGTATTTCATAGCCTTTGGCATGGGTGCAAGCCCTTTCACCAACATTGAAGCTGTAAAAGTCTTTTGCCAGAACATGTGTGTCTCCATCCTGTTGAACTACTTCTATATCTTCTCCTTCTTTGGTTCTTGTCTGGTCTTTGCTGGCCAGTTGGAGCAGAACCGCTATCATAGCATCTTCTGCTGTAAAATTCCTTCAGCAGAATATCTGGACCGGAAACCTGTGTGGTTCCAGACCGTGATGAACGATGGCCATCATCATACCTCTCATCATGAGACCAACCCGTACCAGCATCACTTTATCCAGCATTTCCTCCGAGAGCATTACAACGAGTGGATTACCAATATCTATGTCAAGCCATTTGTGGTGATACTGTATCTCATCTATGCCTCTTTCTCCTTTATGGGGTGCTTACAGATTAACGATGGAGCAAACATTATCAACCTTCTCGCCAGTGAATCTCCAAGCGTCTCCTACGCCCTCATACAGCAAAAGTATTTCAGCAACTACAGCCCAGTGATAGGTTTCTACATTTACGAACCTCTGGAGTACTGGAATGGCACTGTGCAAGAAGACCTAAAAACACTAAGCCAGGGGTTCAATACAGTGTCCTGGATTGAACAGTATTACCAGTACCTTCGAGTAGGTAACATCAGTGCAACCAACAAAAGTGACTTTATCAGCATCCTCCAGagctcctttttaaaaaagccagaaTTCCAGCACTTCAAAAATGACATTATTTTCTCCAAAGCTGGAGATGAGAGCAACATAATTGCTTCTCGTTTGTACCTGGTGGCCAGGACTAGTGAAAACACGCAGAGAGAGGCAGTAGAATTGTTGGAGAAGCTGAGGCCGCTGTCTCTGATACAGAGCATCAAGTTCATTGTGTTCAATCCTACCTTTGTTTTCATGGACCACTATGGTTTATCAGTAACTATGCCTGTCCTGATTTCTGGTTTTGGCATCCTATTGGTGTTAATACTGACCTTTTTCCTGGTTATCCATCCTCTGGGAAATTTCTGGTTAATTCTCAGTGTCACCTCGATAGAGCTGGGTGTCCTTGGCTTGATGACCTTGTGGAATGTAGACATGGATTGCATTTCTATACTGTGCCTTATCTACACTTTGAATTTTGCCATAGATCACTGTGCACCCCTGCTTTATACGTTTGTACTAGCTACTGAGCACACACGAACTCAGTGCATAAAGAACTCCCTCCAAGAGCACGGGACAGCCATTTTGCAGAAcgtttcttcttttcttattggGTTGATCCCCCTCCTCTTTGTGCCTTCAAATCTGACCTTCACACTGTTCAAATGCTTGCTGCTTGCCGGCAGTTGCACACTTCTGcactgttttgttattttgccCGTCTTTCTAACCTTTTTCCCACCTTCCAAAAAGCaccacaagaaaaagaaacgaGCCAAAAGGAAGGAACGAGAAGAGATCGAATGCATAGAGATTCAGGAGAATCCTGATCATGTTACAGCAGTCTGAAaggcttagaaaaaaaaataatagtatattctctttttaaaaaagcgTTGCACAGAGATGCAGGGAAAATAGAGCAAAGATCTCAGCTGCTTGTGCTGGCCAGGTCTGACAAGGCAAAGGAAGATCAAGAAGGGGTATTCATGACACATCAAGGTGCAAActttttttaacaataataatgaaagttaaaataatttcagttgttttctttgaacCTTCATTCTCGACCAGGGAAGAGTCTGTTGACCATTAAGTGTTCCTGAATCTCAACCTGTAGCTCTAATGGGAATTGCTTGATCTGTCCTATGTAGGACAGAagcaaaggtgaaaaaaaaaaaaagagttaccaaacagcagagaaaaaggcagatttgTTTGATAAAATTGTCCAAGgataagaaaaaacaacatttcaaatgagaaaagggAACAACAAGAccaagagagatgaaaaaaatgccatggtatatttttcctattttcttgaGCAAGTTGGTTAAGATAAATCCTATGCACTTGGGAAGTAAACGTTTAAAACAATCTAAGCCAAAGTACTTCCCAATTCTAGAATACCATGTATATCTGTAACACCACAACAGGAGTGTTATTGTGAAGTATGCATGGCAAAGCTATACCGCTAAGGGTTAGAGGTACTGTTTatacaagagaagaaataatcatAGCCATTTGCAAATTTAACATTTAGTTTCTTTAAATGTGACACATGACCTCCATCCCAAGAGGTCACAGCTGGTAGTTAACACCATGCATATATTTGAGTATTTCTGAATTGTCAAGCTAAGAGATCTCACGGAGCTAACCCAGGccattcctgctgcagcaggatcTGCAATTCCTGCAGTGTAACGcttctcagttttatttcacGTTAAACCGATACATTCATCAATATATCTTTATGCTTTAGATGTAATGATGGATTGCATATCACAGGCATAATGTGATCATGTAACAGCTGAGTCAGCTCTGGAACACCCACacagttattttcattacatATTTGGTCCAATGGACAAAGGGATATGTTTGCTGGTCCCTGCAATGTGCTGCAGAAGTGggattttccccttctttaaGTAAAATGTCCATCAAATACTtgccacacacacaaaaaaccgACCCTGTTAAGGTTTGCACGGAGCTGAATTAACCCCCTAGTTGTAGAGAGACATCAGTCCCCCGTGGGAAGGGGAGGGTGAAATGTCTTTACTATTACTACTCCTAAATATTTGAGTGTTGATTGCCTGCAACATAAAGGCTCGTCACAGCAGTTGGAATTTCACGGGAAAGTGCAGTAAATCCACAGTTACTATATGACACTAAAAATCGTACTGTAAAACAATAggaatttctctgctttgtaaACTATCCAGCTTAGTAGCCCTGGAGAAGGGATGAAAACAGGTCTAGCCATTTCAGTTTGCACTGGAGCGTGCCATGTCCATCTCCCCTGTCAGTATTAAAAGGGCTTGCTTTTTACTCTCTGGAGTATGGTATAGCATCACCTACATAAGTAATGTCTTCCTGAATATATAGTATCCATGAGGACACTATGTAAAGTTATGACTATATGGAGTGTTTATGTCTACTTTGTATTACTTGTGGGTACCTTTAAAAGAAGTCCGGAAGCTGTTTGCCTTCCAAAATGTGTCTACTTGTCTCTTTGTGGCTGGTTAACTCAGTTTCAAACCCGAAGAGTTTGTTGATGAgggtgtgtgtatatatatatattttgctaAAAAGCTCTGTGCAATAAGTTGGTTCTTTGTTTTATGACATCTCTTACCTCTTCCTACTGTTTCATGGTTAaagaaagtcagagaaaatTCACCTGCAGCACAAAAAGCCATTTTGACACTAGTCTGAATATTCATTAGCTGCTTCTGCTTCCAGGGAATGATGTTTCACATCTTCTCTATACTTTCTGTACTTTGCCATTAACATTTGCCAAAAACAACTTCTGTGTTTTAGGAGTGGTCAAAACTCTCAGTCATTCGAAGGACCTTTTGAATGCAACAGATTTTAGAGAAAGATACATTTTCTAGAGAGGTAAAGCTTCCAAAGTTTGAATCCAGATCAAAACTTCAGATGTAGGTTAAACTCCAAGGCTACAGGTTTGATCCAAGACATTCAAGGCCCAGCTGCAAAACTGAGatctaaatattttagtaagatttagaagaaaacagctaTAACTGTTGCGTTATAGCTCAGATGCAGCTCTTGTTGGGAAATATTTACTGACTTTGATTTACATCTTGTAAGATGTTGTGCAATCCCCATCCTTTTTTTTAGAACAGTCAGTTATGAATGTTAAGTTTTCCGTATCTCTTCTTACATTTCCTGCACTGTCCATACAAAACTGGGATCGTTGCAGCACAAGTGTGAGCGTTGGATATCACTTTTGGAGGTGTCCATATTTACCCCCACTCTTTCTGTCACACGGGAGGTTGTCAGTCTTCTCCTGTACTGCCCAGATTTATCCCAGGGATCTCTGTCATGCATTGTGTTGAAGAAAGTAACATCTTCCAAACCCATCAAAACCAGGATTCATCCCATCTAACTTTGGATGTTGACAATGTAGATATTAATATCTGAGCTCCCTTTATGGCCACAGGCAAGGGATAGATGCTTCTGACCCATTTTACAGCTGTGCATTAGGAGTAAATGAATCACACCTTAAAAAATGTGTGGTTCTATCCATCGGTGATAAAGAAAAGTCAGCGTGATTAGTTC harbors:
- the PTCHD4 gene encoding patched domain-containing protein 4 isoform X1, with protein sequence MCFLRRPGASAGWIWWRMLRQVIHRGLQSFFYKLGLFVSRHPVFFLTVPAVLTIIFGFSLLNRFQPDTDLESLVAPSHSLAKIERSLASSLFSLDQSKSQLYSDLHTPGRYGRVILLSKPGGNILHQADVILQIHRAVLEMKVNYKGYNYTFSHLCVLRNQDKKCVLDDIISVLEDLRQAALSNKTTARVQVSYPNTKLKDGRSSFIGHQLGGVMEVPNSKDQRVKSARAIQITYYLQTYGSVTQDLIGEKWESEFCKLMHKMQLDHQDLQLYSLASFSLWKDFHQTSLLARGKILVSLMLILLTATLSSSMKDCLRSKPFLGLLGVLTICISSVTAAGIFFITDGKYNSTLLGIPFFAMGHGTKGVFELLSGWRRTRENLPFKDRVADAYSDVMVSYTMTSSLYFIAFGMGASPFTNIEAVKVFCQNMCVSILLNYFYIFSFFGSCLVFAGQLEQNRYHSIFCCKIPSAEYLDRKPVWFQTVMNDGHHHTSHHETNPYQHHFIQHFLREHYNEWITNIYVKPFVVILYLIYASFSFMGCLQINDGANIINLLASESPSVSYALIQQKYFSNYSPVIGFYIYEPLEYWNGTVQEDLKTLSQGFNTVSWIEQYYQYLRVGNISATNKSDFISILQSSFLKKPEFQHFKNDIIFSKAGDESNIIASRLYLVARTSENTQREAVELLEKLRPLSLIQSIKFIVFNPTFVFMDHYGLSVTMPVLISGFGILLVLILTFFLVIHPLGNFWLILSVTSIELGVLGLMTLWNVDMDCISILCLIYTLNFAIDHCAPLLYTFVLATEHTRTQCIKNSLQEHGTAILQNVSSFLIGLIPLLFVPSNLTFTLFKCLLLAGSCTLLHCFVILPVFLTFFPPSKKHHKKKKRAKRKEREEIECIEIQENPDHVTAV
- the PTCHD4 gene encoding patched domain-containing protein 4 isoform X2; translated protein: MCFLRRPGASAGWIWWRMLRQVIHRGLQSFFYKLGLFVSRHPVFFLTVPAVLTIIFGFSLLNRFQPDTDLESLVAPSHSLAKIERSLASSLFSLDQSKSQLYSDLHTPGRYGRVILLSKPGGNILHQADVILQIHRAVLEMKDGRSSFIGHQLGGVMEVPNSKDQRVKSARAIQITYYLQTYGSVTQDLIGEKWESEFCKLMHKMQLDHQDLQLYSLASFSLWKDFHQTSLLARGKILVSLMLILLTATLSSSMKDCLRSKPFLGLLGVLTICISSVTAAGIFFITDGKYNSTLLGIPFFAMGHGTKGVFELLSGWRRTRENLPFKDRVADAYSDVMVSYTMTSSLYFIAFGMGASPFTNIEAVKVFCQNMCVSILLNYFYIFSFFGSCLVFAGQLEQNRYHSIFCCKIPSAEYLDRKPVWFQTVMNDGHHHTSHHETNPYQHHFIQHFLREHYNEWITNIYVKPFVVILYLIYASFSFMGCLQINDGANIINLLASESPSVSYALIQQKYFSNYSPVIGFYIYEPLEYWNGTVQEDLKTLSQGFNTVSWIEQYYQYLRVGNISATNKSDFISILQSSFLKKPEFQHFKNDIIFSKAGDESNIIASRLYLVARTSENTQREAVELLEKLRPLSLIQSIKFIVFNPTFVFMDHYGLSVTMPVLISGFGILLVLILTFFLVIHPLGNFWLILSVTSIELGVLGLMTLWNVDMDCISILCLIYTLNFAIDHCAPLLYTFVLATEHTRTQCIKNSLQEHGTAILQNVSSFLIGLIPLLFVPSNLTFTLFKCLLLAGSCTLLHCFVILPVFLTFFPPSKKHHKKKKRAKRKEREEIECIEIQENPDHVTAV